The Polyangium aurulentum genomic interval CGGGTCGGCCTTGACACCGGGCGGGGCGTGTAAAGATTGGGCGTCGACCGGAGCGATAGCGAGCCGCGGCAGACCCGAAAGGGCAGCCGACCGCGCTTCGGGTCGATAGCGCCCTCGTGGGTGGCGTGCCGGGCGATCGGTATGCCCCCGAGAGCGTACAGGGAGGCGAACATGCTCACGCGTTTCAGCGACGTGGATAGGTCTTTTGCTGTGATGGATGAATTGCGCCGGCGCATGGACCGGCTGTTCGACGAATACGATGCTCGCGGCGGGCGAGACGGCTCCCCCCGCGGCGCCTGGTTCGACGCTTTCGAGGGGCCCTGGACGTCGAGGACGGTGGCCACCTGGCCGAGGCTCAATGTTTTCGACACGGGCGCCGCGCTCGTGCTCGAGGCGGAGGTGCCGGGGCTGAAGGAGTCGGACATCAAGCTCGAGATCAATCAAGACGTGCTCTCGCTGTCGGGCGAGCGCAAGCAGGACGCTCCGGAGGGCTATGCCGTGCACCGCCGGGAGCGGGCGCCGGTGAAGTTCTCGCGCAGCCTGGGCCTGCCGTGCAAGGTCGACGCGGAGAGATCGACGGCGGCGCTGAAGGACGGCATTCTCACGGTGACGCTGCCCAAGGCGCCCGAGGCGCGTCCGCGGCAGATCTCGGTCAAGGCTGGCTGAGAGAGAAGGGAGAGCGCGAAGAGGAGGATTTGCAATGAGCACCGAGACCACGATGCGCAAGCGTGAAGACTACGCCGAGGCCCTGGACCAGCGCCCGACGATGGCGCCCGCGGTGGACATCTACGAAAATGCCGACGAGGTGCTTCTCGTCGCCGATTTGCCGGGTGTCGAAAAGGACAACATCGATATCCGCCTGGAGAAGGGCGAGCTGACGATCGAGGCCAAGCGTCGCAAGGCGCCCGAGGGCAGCGCGCTCGCGGCCGAGTTCAGGAACCTCGATTTCCGGCGTGCGTTCCTCGTGCCGCGGGGCATCAACCCCGAGGGAATCGCGGCCGACATGGCCAACGGCGTGCTGAAGGTGCACCTGCCCAAGGCGGCGGCCTTGAAGCCTCGCCAGATTGCCGTGAAGGCCGGCTGAGAACAAAGGCGGGTCGAGACCGGGAAACGCCTTCCAGCGCTCCGCGTTGGAGGCGTATCCTGGTCCCAACCGCCATGCGACGAGCCCCCGCGCTTCTTCTGCTCCTTGCTCTAGGCCAGGCTGCCGCGAGCTGCGGCTCGGGACCGACCTCGGCGCTCGCGCCCTCCACGGGTGAGGGCGGCGGGGACGAGGCAGCCCTCGCCGTGGCCGGCTCCCCGCTGCCCGTGGTTCCGATTCGATGGGAAGCGCAGCCCGTGGCGGCGGACGATTCCGTG includes:
- a CDS encoding Hsp20/alpha crystallin family protein, whose translation is MLTRFSDVDRSFAVMDELRRRMDRLFDEYDARGGRDGSPRGAWFDAFEGPWTSRTVATWPRLNVFDTGAALVLEAEVPGLKESDIKLEINQDVLSLSGERKQDAPEGYAVHRRERAPVKFSRSLGLPCKVDAERSTAALKDGILTVTLPKAPEARPRQISVKAG
- a CDS encoding Hsp20/alpha crystallin family protein, which encodes MSTETTMRKREDYAEALDQRPTMAPAVDIYENADEVLLVADLPGVEKDNIDIRLEKGELTIEAKRRKAPEGSALAAEFRNLDFRRAFLVPRGINPEGIAADMANGVLKVHLPKAAALKPRQIAVKAG